A DNA window from Ipomoea triloba cultivar NCNSP0323 chromosome 10, ASM357664v1 contains the following coding sequences:
- the LOC116032183 gene encoding uncharacterized protein LOC116032183 produces MGRSKEIAKKTKHDHAESNRSRARPQASRNQPEVPQAPQERGTRSLRHLTPPERALVDTYKSKQLSVGRFFEDNVLREFECLDEVNRLIRHPRLSLLFELRGPTYSPVTYEFLATLNIKKDANDARESISFSLFDNHYSLSVNTLGVALGFQDAISVTMPYFRDYKTNFNSDAVAVQYWKSITNNAAYNSSNLKAKLITRNSLKAIKLAFAVNLSGRTTNKNKVYRQDFFYMWCMENRVSINMGVQARKWLQTQLKKKVKTVFIGPFVTRLCQGLGLANRLPGERDEGPMVAFSVSEFFAMYLKLGGDDAPDLEVDDETDEEDEENDDEGNDDAAAQEHGEPSAQHDGSTSMDWEVSQAFQM; encoded by the coding sequence ATGGGAAGATCTAAGGAAATAGCCAAGAAAACTAAACATGATCACGCGGAATCCAACCGATCGAGAGCTCGACCCCAAGCTTCACGAAACCAACCAGAAGTTCCACAAGCTCCTCAAGAGAGAGGCACAAGATCTTTAAGGCATCTAACACCTCCTGAGCGTGCTCTAGTGGACACTTATAAGAGCAAGCAACTGAGTGTGGGCAGATTCTTTGAAgacaatgttttaagagaattcgAATGCCTAGATGAAGTGAATCGATTGATAAGGCATCCTCGATTGAGCCTATTGTTCGAATTGCGAGGTCCAACCTACTCGCCTGTCACTTATGAGTTTTTGGCCACACTAAACATCAAGAAAGATGCAAATGATGCAAGAGAGTCAATCTCATTTAGTTTGTTTGACAATCACTACAGTCTCTCggttaacactttgggtgttgCTCTTGGATTTCAAGATGCTATTTCGGTAACTATGCCATATTTCAGGGATTACAAGACTAATTTTAACTCAGATGCGGTGGCTGTTCAATATTGGAAaagcatcaccaacaatgcAGCGTACAACTCCTCCAACTTAAAGGCAAAGCTCATCACTAGAAACTCTCTGAAAGCCATCAAATTGGCTTTTGCAGTAAACCTCTCTGGCAGAACCACcaacaaaaataaagtttacaGGCAAGATTTTTTctatatgtggtgcatggagaacagAGTTAGCATTAACATGGGCGTTCAGGCACGAAAATGGCTTCAAACCCAACTAAAGAAAAAGGTAAAAACTGTCTTTATAGGACCTTTTGTTACTCGACTGTGCCAGGGTTTGGGTCTAGCAAACCGTCTCCCAGGTGAGAGAGACGAGGGTCCCATGGTTGCTTTCTCAGTGAGCGAGTTCTTCGCAATGTACCTTAAGTTAGGAGGGGATGATGCACCTGATTTGGAGGTTGATGATGAGACTGATGAGgaggatgaagaaaatgatgatgAGGGGAATGATGATGCAGCAGCGCAAGAGCATGGCGAGCCTAGTGCACAGCATGATGGCTCTACCTCAATGGATTGGGAGGTGTCTCAAGCTTTCCAAATGTAG